The following are encoded in a window of Narcine bancroftii isolate sNarBan1 chromosome 2, sNarBan1.hap1, whole genome shotgun sequence genomic DNA:
- the LOC138752936 gene encoding uncharacterized protein, protein MWHEREGACCPFWRTEGAGIYDVNPPPLPPIPHPPPPSPSGRANSVPRGEIGFPAGRPYAGLMGRAGVGGPVCPGPPQGTGPSSPTPPHSPQGTGPSSPTPLPPGDGSIFPHPPPPRGRVHLPPPPRGRVHLPPPPRGRVHLPPPPRGRVHLPPPPRGRVHLPPPPRGRVHLPPPPRGRVHLPPPPRGRVHLPPPPRGRVHLPPPPRGRVHLPPPPRGRVHLPPPPRGRVHLPPPPRGRVHLPPPPRGRVHLPPPPRGRVHLPPPPRGRVHLPPPPSPQGTGPSSPTPLPPGDGSIFPHPPPPRGRVHLPPPPSPQGTGPSSPTPLPPGDGSIFPHPPPPGRGRHHGTSGEGVWKRKVTVGRGPARGSDAAR, encoded by the coding sequence ccatcccccatccccctcccccctccccctcgggtCGTGCGAACTCCGTCCCGCGAGGCGAGATTGGCTTCCCTGCCGGTCGACCTTACGCCGGTTTAATGGGGCGGGCGGGAGTGGGGGGTCCAGTGTGTCCGGGTCCCCCCCAGGGGACGGGTccatcttcccccaccccaccccactccccccaggGGACGGGtccatcttcccccacccccctccccccaggggaCGGGtccatcttcccccacccccctccccccaggggaCGGGtccatcttcccccaccccccaggggaCGGgtccatcttccccctccccccaggggACGGgtccatcttccccctccccccaggggACGGgtccatcttccccctccccccaggggACGGgtccatcttccccctccccccaggggACGGgtccatcttccccctccccccaggggACGGgtccatcttccccctccccccaggggACGGgtccatcttccccctccccccaggggACGGgtccatcttccccctccccccaggggACGGgtccatcttccccctccccccaggggACGGgtccatcttccccctccccccaggggACGGgtccatcttccccctccccccaggggACGGgtccatcttccccctccccccaggggACGGgtccatcttccccctccccccaggggACGGgtccatcttccccctccccccaggggACGGGtccatcttcccccacccccctccccccaggggaCGGGtccatcttcccccacccccctccccccaggggaCGGGtccatcttcccccacccccctccccccaggggaCGGGtccatcttcccccacccccctccccccaggggaCGGGtccatcttcccccacccccctccccccaggggaCGGGtccatcttcccccacccccctcccccaggtcGGGGCCGCCATCATGGCACCAGCGGGGAAGGGGTGTGGAAGAGGAAGGTGACGGTTGGGAGGGGGCCCGCGCGCGGGAGCGACGCCGCTCGCTGA